GGCCGGCCAGCACGTCGGCGGGGGCGACGTCGGCCCGGACCCGGCCCGCCGCAGCCCCCGCCTCTAGCAGCTGACCCAGGGCCGCCAGGAGCCGGTCCCGGCTGTGCGCGTACGGGTTGGCGCCGGAGGCGATGACCAGCCGGAGCGCGTCCGCCATGCCCCGCTTGGTGGAGAGGTAGTCGATGAAACGGTCCATCCAGGCACGTACCGCCCGGTCCGGCGGCAGGCTGGCCAGCAGCTCCGGCGCGGCGTCGCAGAGCTTGGCCAGCTCGTTGCGGTAGGCCGCCTCGACCAGGGCCTCCCGGGTGGGGAAGTGCCGGTAGAGGGTGCCGATGCCGACCCCGGCCTCCCGGGCGATCGAGTCGAGCGTTACCTCCGGCCCGGCGTGGGAAAACGCGCGTACCGCGGCGTCCAGCAGCCGCTGCCGGTTGCGCAGCGCGTCGGCGCGCAGCGGTCGGGGGCCGGTGTCGGGCACGTCTCCTCCTCGGGGCGACCGGCCGGGGCGCGGTCGGATTGGCAAGCGGAGGAACCTCCGGTTAGTCTCGACTGTAACGGAGGATCCTCCGATTCTCATCGTAGCGGCCGGACCGGGCGTCCGCGTCGCCACCGACAAGGATGATCATGACCACCAGCACACCCGTCACCACGCCGTACTCCCGGGAGACCACCGCCATGGAGGTGGTGCGCGGCATCGACCTCACCGGGCGCCGGGCCGTCGTCACCGGCGGCGCGTCCGGGATCGGCGTGGAGACCGCCCGCGCGCTCGCCGCCGCCGGGGCCGACGTCACGCTCGCCGTACGCAACGTCGACGCCGGTCAGCAGGCCGCCACCGACATCACCGGCACCACCGGCAACGACCGGATCCTGGTGGCCCAGCTGGACCTGGCCGACCTGTCGTCGGTGGCCGCCTTCGTCCGGACCTGGGACGGGCCGCTGCACATCCTGGTCAACAACGCGGGCATCATGGCCTCGCCCGAGATGCGCACCCCGCAGGGCTGGGAGATGCAGTTCGCCACCAACCACCTGGGCCACTTCGCCCTGGCCACCGGGCTGCGCCCGGCCCTGGCCGCGGCCGACGGGGCCCGCGTCGTCTCGGTCAGCTCGGCCGCCCACCTGCGCTCGCCGGTGGTCTTCGAGGACATCCACTTCCGGCAGCGGCCCTACGACCCGTGGGAGGCGTACGGGCAGTCCAAGACGGCGAACGTGCTCTTCGCCGTCGAGGTCAGCCGGCGCTGGGCCGACGACGGGATCCTCAGCAACGCGCTGATGCCGGGCGCGATCCGGACCAACCTCCAGCGCTACATCAGCGACGAGGACCTCGCCCGGCTGCGCGCCGAGAGCGGGGGCGGGACGACGCCCAGTTGGAAAAACACCGAACAGGGCGCGGCCACCTCGGTGCTGGTCGCCACCTCGCCGCTGCTCGACGGCGTCGGCGGGCGGTACTTCGAGGACGTCCAGGAGGCCGGGCCGAACCAGCCCGGCACCCGCATCGGG
The window above is part of the Micromonospora inositola genome. Proteins encoded here:
- a CDS encoding SDR family NAD(P)-dependent oxidoreductase, whose amino-acid sequence is MTTSTPVTTPYSRETTAMEVVRGIDLTGRRAVVTGGASGIGVETARALAAAGADVTLAVRNVDAGQQAATDITGTTGNDRILVAQLDLADLSSVAAFVRTWDGPLHILVNNAGIMASPEMRTPQGWEMQFATNHLGHFALATGLRPALAAADGARVVSVSSAAHLRSPVVFEDIHFRQRPYDPWEAYGQSKTANVLFAVEVSRRWADDGILSNALMPGAIRTNLQRYISDEDLARLRAESGGGTTPSWKNTEQGAATSVLVATSPLLDGVGGRYFEDVQEAGPNQPGTRIGYAPYARDPEAAERLWQVSEEHLRA
- a CDS encoding TetR/AcrR family transcriptional regulator; its protein translation is MPDTGPRPLRADALRNRQRLLDAAVRAFSHAGPEVTLDSIAREAGVGIGTLYRHFPTREALVEAAYRNELAKLCDAAPELLASLPPDRAVRAWMDRFIDYLSTKRGMADALRLVIASGANPYAHSRDRLLAALGQLLEAGAAAGRVRADVAPADVLAGLSGVSLVAGEPGQREQAGRLLNLLMDGLRQRSG